The sequence below is a genomic window from Pithys albifrons albifrons isolate INPA30051 chromosome 21, PitAlb_v1, whole genome shotgun sequence.
CGTCATAGAGGCCGAAGGCGATGTCCCTGTTCGTGGTGGTCCAGGATGCCCGCAGGTCCACCAAGTGCAGCTGGTGTGTGTGGAAACCATCGTCCCCATCACGCaagggcagctcctgggcacacaGGGTCAGAGCATCAGCACAGCAAaagccacccccagccctgccccctgGCCTCACACAGAGGCTGGGAGCCCTGCCAGGCCTTTCAGAGAGAACATGGGGACCAGAGCCTGGGGGTCCAGCCCAGAGCACCCAGCATAGGCTCATGCCAGCAATGCTGTGAGTGGAAGAAGGCCAGGTGTTTGGGAGAGCAGAGGCCCTGAAGATCTGCCTCCTCTCTAGCCAAATTCCTTCCCCACTGCACTCAACAACCAAGGTCCCCTTGTCCTGGGGATGCCACCAGGCCAGCACAAGCTGCCATGCCCTGTGTTTGCAGTGGTACCTCCTCAGCTGTGCGGTTGCTGTGCCTCTGGTAGGTGAGGGAGGACAGGCTCAGCAGGTGGGTTTTCTTCACCAAGGTGTCGAGCTGGTGGTCAGCATTCTCATCGCAAGTGGAAGCCATGAGGTGCACAGTGACCTGGCTCAGGTCGCTCACCATCTGTGTGATGCTCCACTCCGAAATGAGGCGCCGCATCACTGTGCCagctgggggagagggagggaggtcAGCCAGGGCCCTGCCATACAaggatgtgctgctggcagaATTCCCACTCACCTTGCGGGATGAGCCGCTGCGTGCCGCGAGTGAAGATATGTCCCTGGCAGCACTCCACCTGGATACCCCGCTGCTGGGCAAAGGAGGCCCAGTAATGCACCTGCgagggaagggagagcaggggctgagagcccagtgcaggcagagcagggaggcaaCACCAgacccacagccctgggactTGCCTGCAGCCGGGGGAAGAGCGCAGTGTAGGACAACTGCTTGTAATGCTGTCCCAGCTTCTTCTTGCTGGGTTTCATGTTGTTGAAGAGCTTCCCACGGCAGATGGGCCGTGTCACACTGGTCCATGTGGCCCAGAAATTCTGCATCCAGCGGAGGGTGCTGCTGTAGAGCAGGATCCGGGGCTGGGAGTGCTCTGAGAATATACCCACTGTCAACACTCTGGGGCAGGGACATGGCAGCACCCAACTCAGGATCAGTAAGGATCCCTCAAACCAGCAGGTTTTGCCCCTTCCCCTTTGTCCCAAAACGATCCCCAGGACACTACCACACACCTTTACTGGGCTGTGTCAGGTCCATCCGGATGGAGAGGTTGAGGTTCTCAGAGCGGAAGGCACGGTAGGAATCATACTGCTGTCCCACTGGCACCTCGGGCAGGAACTCAGGGGAGCGCAGCACCACACCGTGGTGGTCATGGGGgttgccatggcacagccactgcaggtCCAGTGTCATGCACAGGTTAGGCAGGTGCAAGAAGCAGCAGTCATCATACCTGAATGCAGAAAGAGACCCCAGTCACCCCCCTAGCTCTGGTAGGGGCATCCATGCTCCCGGGCCCACACTCACTTGGAGGCTGTCCGGACATTGATATCCAGGTTGCCCTTGAAGATAAACTGCCCAGGCTTCCAGTGGAAGGAGAGTTGGCTCCATTCCCAGTGCATGTTTTCTGTGGTGTTGTAGGGGTCCTGCAAGGAAAAGCATAAACAGAGGCAGGTGTGAGCTGTTCCCACAGCATGCTCTGTTCCCCATCCCAGTGGCACCTACCTCAGTGGCCAGCTGGTGCAGGTTGGCCTGTTCAATGTCCATGTGCCAGTCTCCATGGAAGAGAAGGCGGCTCTTGTCCCACCACGGCAACGGGGCACTGGGATCCTCTGAAGGCTTGGTGAGGAGATCCACACACTGGCCAATCAGGGTCCAGGCTGGGTCCCAGCAGGGCCCCCACACGATGGTGTACTGGGAGATCACAGCTGGGAACACAGAAGTTGGCTCAGCCACTTGCACGTCGTacactgccctctccctgctgcagcacaaagaCCCCCTTTCCTCCAGTTCTTACAGTGAAAGTCGTGGTAGAACTTCAAGGGTGGCATGTTCCTCTCCACTGTTGCAtccccccagggcagccccagcttcaGGACCTGGCGGCGCCGGGAGCAGGCCTGGCCACACTGTTCAGCTCCGATCAGCCGGCCGGAGAGCTGCCAGTTCCGGATCTCAAAGAGGTAGCGAGGGTAGTCCCGGATCCGCACTGTGGGGCAGAGGAAGGGCTGAGGCATGAGGCAGCAAAGGGACACTGCCCAGTCCCCCACTCTGGGCCACAGAAGGAGCCACTGTCCTGTCACATCTCTGCTCCCTTCCCACTCCTTTGAAACTCAAACATAATTTCCCTACTTGGCTATGCATCACATGGTGTCAGCAGGTCCCTGTCCTGGAAGCCCAGCCACACCGCCATTGTGCTGTCCTCCAAGGGTACCCTCCCATGAAGCAACTCACCAAAGAAGCTGCCAACTCTGCCCTTCATCATGCGGCACCATTGGGTGACCATCTCCAGACCCTCAGGGGGGAACGGGCTGACATCATCCAGGTCCCTCATCTGCTCCAATACACGTTCTGTGCCATGGAAGGACTCATCAGCCATGGCCACCAGCTCCAGGTGGGCTAGAGTCCAGGTGAGGAGGGCCCTCCGCATGGGCGTGTTGGCATAGAGGCGCCGTGAGCGCTGGATGTAGATCTCGATGTTCTTCTTCTCCAGTGAGGCGTAGAGCTCCTCGATCTTGcgggcaggcagcagctccccgTGCTGCTTGCGCAGCGCAGCCACCTTGgcatccagcagctgcaggcgCTTGGCACTCTCCTTGCTCTCATCCTTCATCAGCTCATAGTTGTCTCGTAACTTGACCTCGAAGACATCATCCAGAAAGACCCAGGAGAAGTGGGTCACTTTGAGCAGGAGGtctgggggcagagctgtgctggtggggtGTCCTGGCCGGTGAAGGCCCTTCAGCCACTTCTGCACACTCACGGCAGCGTCCAGCGTGCGGGAGAAGTCGTACTGGTAGGGAAACTCGATGGTCACACTGGCAAAGGAGAAGACCCAGCCGCGGTTGCGGAGGGTGCGCAGGGTGGGGAAGGCGTCACGGTGCCGGAccacctcctccagctctggcaGAAGCTTCACTTCCACCTCCTTGAAGCTGAAGATGCTGTGTCCATCAAAGCCTGCGGCCAGCTCGGGGCAGTAGCCGTGCAGGGCACCGCTGTGCCAGCTCACCGAGGTCCGCTCGGCAGCCAGGCTGATATAGTTGGCCTCGGAGACAAAGGCTGTGAGcttggcagagctcagctccagggacagggacagaagTCTTTTGGGTGGTGGCCCTTTTGTCTGGAGGGGTCCCAGAGACTCAGTGGGGGTGGCTGGGTGGGAGGTAGGACTCTTTGGGGGATGGGAGGGAGGTGTCCTTTGGCCGAAGGCGCCCCACAAGGCTTCGTGGCACTGCAAGGTGGCCAGGGTGTGATGGTACAGGTACATGTGGTCAGGAGGGCTCCACAGCACCACCAGCCCCTCGCCACACTGCACCTGTGCCAGAGAGAGCAAGCAGGCACCACATCACTGCCAGGGCCAGCACAGAACAGCCCTGTTCTTCTCCCCAGCACCTTTTGGTGCCAGTCAatcctccccctgccccatctACCCCAGTCCCATCAGTACAGTATAAAGCAGTGGCCTGACATCCAAACCAACCTCCAGGGAGCGGATGCTGCTGTGGTAGGTGACAGAGAGCATGGAGACGTTGGCCACTGGGTTGGGGATGGCAGGAGCTTTGCAGCATGGCTGCATCTTCTCAGTAATGCTCTTCACCAAGGCCAGCACCATGCCCTGCACACTGACCGTGCAGCTCTCAGCACTTCCCAGGACAGTCAGTGTGTCCAGCCGCAGCTCCAGGGCACCTAGAGAGACAGCATGTTGGTTTTGCAGGCACAGAGGAGGCACACCACAGCACACCAGACTCCTGGCTGCAGGGTTACTCCAGGACAGCCATCTGGGATCAGCCTGGATGCTACTTACCCACCAGGGCTGAGAGTGTGAAAAGGTTCACATCCTCCACCTTCAAATCCACTTTCCAAAGCAGACCCCAGGGCTCACTGGAGGCAGCAGGTGGCTGCTTGGCAAGCTCAGCTCCACCAGGCTGTGGGCAGAAGAGGGGCAGGACCCTGGCCAGGCACTCAGTGCAGGTGTCTGATGACTCCACTTGCAACCCCCGGATGGTGCAGTCCAGGAAGAGTGTATCTGACTGGGCACTGGACATTCCAAGGGGCTGGTTGTAGCTGCCCTGCACAACAAACAGGATGATGACTCTCAGGCTGAAGGGTGTCCTGGTGCCACCCACATGGAATTGGAGACAGGTTTCTCTCCCCTGAAAGCTGCTTTTGCCCTCCTAGCTTGCCCCTCACCTGGAGGTTGAAGGAGTCGAGGATGAGGGCTTCTCCCCACACGTGCATGTTGGGGGGATGAGATGCTCGCTGGATGTGAGAGTCGTTGCCCACACGCCAGCACAGGTGGTCCACGGCCAGCACTGCTCGCTGGTGCACACTCTGTGGCCGCAGGTGCTGGTAGTCTGTGatcagagaggagggagggaatgcAAGCTGGGCGAGCTCAAACATGGGCAACCCAGACACAACCAGGCAGGGATCCACAGGCCCTGGACACACGCAGACATGGGCAAGCATGGCAGCAACACAGCCCTCTCCTTTCCACCCCAGCGTCTCTGGCAGAGCCATCAGCCCCCAAGAAGAGCTGGGCAGCCACTGCGATGCCAGCCCGTACCTGCAGAGATGGAGTTGAAGCCCAAGGCAAAGGGTGGCGTGTCCCCCAGTTGCACGGACACATTGACGTTAGACAGTGAGGCACACAGGATGATGGGCGCTAGGATTTGGGGAAAGCTCCTGCATGGGACAAGCAGGGATGGGCTGTTATTGGGAGCTGTGGCTCACAGAGCCTGTCATGGAGCAGGCCCAGAGAGACACCCTCACTTCAGGGGCTCACAGATCACCTCCTCCCACTCTCCATACCagcctccccatcccacaggctgtgcacagggcagagaaggaggtgctgagtgcctggggcaCCCTGACAGGGTGTGGCAAAAGGAAACAAGCTGTGATAccagcagctgtgccaaggCCAAGTTTACCTTCCCTTGTGCCCTTGGCTGGGGacaggcactgcctggcacctgTACTCCTGTGCCAACAGGCACAGCCAGTGCGAAAACTCTTGGTGACGATAGTGGATGATGCAGGTGttgagcagaacagcagctgagaGATCAATGGCTGTGACCTAGAGCACAGAGATGGCCAGGTGGCAAAAAACTCATGCCAGGAGCCAAACCAGTCTCccccaggggacaggagcaTGCCCAGCACTTGCTCACCTGCACGCTGGTCTTCAGGGAGTTGAGGCACACGATGCGCTGCCGGCTCTGGGATAGGAGAAGGCCatctggggagggagagaagaacAAGTGAGGGGTGGCAGAGGGCAGTGATGGCAGCCCAGTCCCGTGGGCACCCTCCTGGCTACTTGCCCTCCAGCTGGAGGTCTACACTCATTTGGTCCAGGTCTGAGGTGGGCGTGAAGTTACGAAGTGGGATCTGTTCCTCTTCACGCTGATATAGAAACTGCAGCAGCTTCAGGCTCCAGGTGAGGTGCCTGTAAGAAGCAGGGAGACACTGTCAGAAGGGAACTGAACCATCATGTCCTGCATCTCCCCATCTCTCATCACCAGGTGACCAGCACACTGGCAGGGACAAAGACATCAGCACGTGCCCAGCTGAAGCCCAGAGCCCTCATCCCATCAGCAGAGGATCCCATTAGGCTCTCCTACTGGAGAAGCAGCTCACAGGGAGAGGCACAGCTGTCCACGGTCCATGTCACCACATTAATTTGGACTAGGACAGCCTCCCCCTTCACGTGCCTCCTTACCTCTTCTGGCTGTTCATGGACAGCACCACGCTGGTGTTCTCCAGCTTCATTTCCACCCTCCTGGGGATAAGCTGCAgtgtgtccctgctcagcacagacagggacTTTGAGGGCTCCCCAGGGCCTGGAAAAGGACATAGAGAATCATGAGAAGAATCTTGCCCAAACCTCCACGCTGTGCAGCGGGAGCCAAATCCCTCTGACTCCAGTGCAAGCATGGCCagcccctgtcctgcccagagcctgtccctgtgctgacCTGTGCTGGGCTGTTCCCTTGCACTGCTGCGCTGGGCCCTGGCAGTGACGTGGTGCAGGAGGGGGCTGCAGAAGAGCCCCTCATGCAGCTCCGCCTGCAGTGTCCGGACGCACAGCTGGACACCCACCAACCGCCGCTTGCTGCTGATCTCCAGCGAGAGGGAGAGTGCCAgggccagctctgccaggcacgTGTCATCCTGTTTGGGGACACAGCAAGGAGTGCACGGGGAGATGCCCAATGCCCTgccagcaggtgctgcaggtggagCGCTGGGCATGGCATGGAGCCCAGCGCCTCACAGCATTGCCCAGTCTCAGGGACATGCTGGAATGGGTCCTCACAGTGCCCCAGAGAGCCAGTGCCCAGGCTCCAAGTGTGAAATTCTCCAGCACTCACCAGCTGGCTGCTCCGCAGGATTTTGCTGTTCACCTTTGTCAGGCTCACCTCGCAGGTCAGGCTGCAGAGAGTagagaagagagggaggatGTGGGTCTTGCTGCTGTCAAACCAAGTCCCTGCCCTCTCTTTTCTGTGGGACATGGAGACCACAAGTGTCTGGCCCAAGTGCCCCCAAAAGCAGATCATGCCCTAACTCCATGCACACCAGCAACACATTGTTTGAAAAAAAGTAACTCAAGCTTCCTTTGACAGGAAAAGGAACCAGGCAAACCTGGAGAAGCTTAATGTGTCACATCACATGTGACATGAAATGCTGCTGAGGGGCACTAAGAGGAGAGACACCAGGCTAGGGTTGGAGGAGCTTTCCTGCCCCTGAAGCAGAGCACACACAAGCACAGAATTACCTCTTCCCATTGCCATTCAGAAGGAGACGTGTCTGGCTGGCCTGGATGTGCCAGAGAGACTCTGAGGTGGCCACGTGCAGAACCATGATGTTGATGGAATCCATGTGGATGGAAAAAAGCTGGGAGGAAAGTGCTATGGTGAGGGATatctgacagcagcacagcccacaaCAGCCCCTCACTAAGGCAGTGCCTCACCTGGCTAAGTAGCCTTAGCAAGGAGGGTTTAAGAGCCAGGTCTGCTCTTTCATTCACATCAGCTTCTCTGGGAGCCTCTGGGATGGATGGCTGGAACCCAAGGCCCTTCTGGAGATCCATACGGATTCGTACCTCACCAAAACACAGCTCAAAGTAGTGCCTGTGGGagaacagcacaggcagcttttACAAGAGCTCACGCTTGGCACACCCAGCCCCATCACCAGTGACATCCCCCACCTCAAGGGCGTGCAGGACTAGCACAAGGGCACCCATAAGACTCTGCCACCTCAAAGAGTGGTTCACTTCCTCACAGAGCACACCATGGGGAAATTGGGATGTCAGAAAGGTGCAAAGGCAGCAGGACCACAGTCATTTGGGCCAGGGATGAGCCAGACCCCCCAGGCAAGcaggcagggggttggggtgggggTACATACGGCAGCTCTCGGCTCAGTTTACTTGAGATCCAGATGTTATCAATCTCCTGGAAGGACACACAGGTAGGTCAGAGAAGAaacagcctggctctgccttaTGATGCTCATCCTGACATTCCCTCTCCACTCCCAGTGCCAGGGATCATGCAAGGAGCAGCCAATACCCCAGGTGTGGCCATGGGAGGAAGGGCTTGGCTCCAGCCACAGGGATGTCCAACAGGAAGGTGGCTCCACAGATTTGCTGCCAGCCTGGAAGTGACTGCAAccaccctccctgcctgtcAGCTGGTAGCCAACCCTCACCAGGGTACCCACCACagtctgctgctcctgctggaatTTGAGGCTGATGTTCTGGGCCCAGAAGAAGCCAAAGGAGCCGATCTTCAGCTCTGCATGAAGCTTCTGCCGGCACCAGGTGACAGCAAGGCGACATGCCAGCCACCTACGAGGACAGGGGGAAGGCCAGGGTCAGCCTCCCCACTGGGGCTGGGGATCAGGGACTCTCTTTGCTCTTCAAGCACCAGCTCCAGAACCCACAGCTGGATGGGAGCTCCCAGGGTCATCCCCAACAATCCCTGACACCCCTGCCAAGCCCTGAGGACTCCCTTTGACCCCCACACCCCACTGAAAACCCATGCCCACCCCTG
It includes:
- the BLTP2 gene encoding bridge-like lipid transfer protein family member 2 translates to MPPLLPTTLLGIVLVALLVGLLARWLACRLAVTWCRQKLHAELKIGSFGFFWAQNISLKFQQEQQTVEIDNIWISSKLSRELPHYFELCFGEVRIRMDLQKGLGFQPSIPEAPREADVNERADLALKPSLLRLLSQLFSIHMDSINIMVLHVATSESLWHIQASQTRLLLNGNGKSLTCEVSLTKVNSKILRSSQLDDTCLAELALALSLSLEISSKRRLVGVQLCVRTLQAELHEGLFCSPLLHHVTARAQRSSAREQPSTGPGEPSKSLSVLSRDTLQLIPRRVEMKLENTSVVLSMNSQKRHLTWSLKLLQFLYQREEEQIPLRNFTPTSDLDQMSVDLQLEDGLLLSQSRQRIVCLNSLKTSVQVTAIDLSAAVLLNTCIIHYRHQEFSHWLCLLAQEYRCQAVPVPSQGHKGRSFPQILAPIILCASLSNVNVSVQLGDTPPFALGFNSISADYQHLRPQSVHQRAVLAVDHLCWRVGNDSHIQRASHPPNMHVWGEALILDSFNLQGSYNQPLGMSSAQSDTLFLDCTIRGLQVESSDTCTECLARVLPLFCPQPGGAELAKQPPAASSEPWGLLWKVDLKVEDVNLFTLSALVGALELRLDTLTVLGSAESCTVSVQGMVLALVKSITEKMQPCCKAPAIPNPVANVSMLSVTYHSSIRSLEVQCGEGLVVLWSPPDHMYLYHHTLATLQCHEALWGAFGQRTPPSHPPKSPTSHPATPTESLGPLQTKGPPPKRLLSLSLELSSAKLTAFVSEANYISLAAERTSVSWHSGALHGYCPELAAGFDGHSIFSFKEVEVKLLPELEEVVRHRDAFPTLRTLRNRGWVFSFASVTIEFPYQYDFSRTLDAAVSVQKWLKGLHRPGHPTSTALPPDLLLKVTHFSWVFLDDVFEVKLRDNYELMKDESKESAKRLQLLDAKVAALRKQHGELLPARKIEELYASLEKKNIEIYIQRSRRLYANTPMRRALLTWTLAHLELVAMADESFHGTERVLEQMRDLDDVSPFPPEGLEMVTQWCRMMKGRVGSFFVRIRDYPRYLFEIRNWQLSGRLIGAEQCGQACSRRRQVLKLGLPWGDATVERNMPPLKFYHDFHSVISQYTIVWGPCWDPAWTLIGQCVDLLTKPSEDPSAPLPWWDKSRLLFHGDWHMDIEQANLHQLATEDPYNTTENMHWEWSQLSFHWKPGQFIFKGNLDINVRTASKYDDCCFLHLPNLCMTLDLQWLCHGNPHDHHGVVLRSPEFLPEVPVGQQYDSYRAFRSENLNLSIRMDLTQPSKEHSQPRILLYSSTLRWMQNFWATWTSVTRPICRGKLFNNMKPSKKKLGQHYKQLSYTALFPRLQVHYWASFAQQRGIQVECCQGHIFTRGTQRLIPQAGTVMRRLISEWSITQMVSDLSQVTVHLMASTCDENADHQLDTLVKKTHLLSLSSLTYQRHSNRTAEEELPLRDGDDGFHTHQLHLVDLRASWTTTNRDIAFGLYDGYKKAAVLKRNLSTEALKGLKIDTQLQAKKLKRGPLSAHSIPARVTAPITSGRPERASSGGAYMLQKLIEETDKFVVFTEEESGASEQLCGIAACQTDDIYNRNCLIELVNCQMVLRGAETEGCVIVSAAKAQLLQCQHHPAWYGDTLKQKTSWTCLLDGMQYFATTESSPSEGEHGQLWLEVKNIEEHRQRSLDSVQELMESGQAVGGMVSTTTDWNQPSEAQQTQQVQRIISRCSCRMYYISYSHDIDPELATQIKPPETPANQEKEDLLKKQEGAVDTFTLIHHDLEISTNPAQYAMILDIVNNLLLHVEPKRKEHSEKKQRVRFQLEISSNPEEQRSSILHLQEAVRQHVAQIRQLEKQMYSNMKSLKDDSKNEILLDLNHRLQQQLSQEKADLQLESEELNILIRCFKDFQLQRANKMELRKQPEDVSVARRTEFYFAQARWHLTEEDGQLGIAELELQRFLYSKVNKSDDTAEHLLELGWVTMNNLLPNAVYKVVLRPQSSCQSGRQLALRIFSKVRPPVGGISIKEHFEVNVVPLTIQLTHQFFHRMMGFFFPGRNVEEEEVGDEEDKSKLVTTGIPVVKPRQLIVADDSLGPGKGVAQGLNRTSGVRRSFRKAPEHPVDDIDKMKERAAMNNSFIYIKIPQVPLCVSYKGEKNSVDWGDLNLVLPCLEYHNNTWTWLDFAMAVKRDSRKALVAQVIKEKLRLKPAAGAEARGKLESKSDGTIQQQEEDEKARLLIGLSVGEKNPSKKSIFGRRK